The DNA segment ATCTTGAGCTTGTCCTCTGCCGTTTTGGCTCGATTGAACTGACCAACAAGCCCTTTGAGCTGATCCCAAGTCACTGCACCGCCCTTACCACCCCCAATAATCCCCAAGGCTTCACCGAGCTTCTTAAAGGTACCTTCAGCCATTCGATCTGCCTTTGCTGGGTTAGTAGCAGTTTTGTCTGGAGTGGTACCATCCGACAGATGGCCGTATTTGGCACCATACCCCTCATGAGAGAAACTGTCTTGGTAGGCATGTAGAAAATCTCCCAAGCTTCCCTCCGTTTTCTCATTACGAAATGACTGCTCAAGCTCTTCACGCCGCTCTGTGGTAGTGAAATGCCAATCTGCGCGAATCGTTTCTCCGCCCCAAACTGTCTTTGGATCCCTCGTACCTTCATCTACTGCTTGATTAGCCCGCCCAATTGCCTCGGCGCGTTGTTGTGAGAATCCTGCGGCCCGGGCCAGTACAGTAGTTAGAACCAAATGAACATCCATTTGGTACATCCCATTCATGTCGATATTCAAAATCGGGTTGTTAGACACGTAGGAATAAATATTCCACTTCTGCGTGAACTCAAAATGCTGATCCAATCCCGGGTCGGGACTCAGGAACCTGCCATACCAAGGTGCGTAGAACCTCGCCTGCATATAGATGAGCCCGCTCGGATCCGTCTGCTCGTGGTTGGTGAAACCCTTCCCGAACTTCGCCGCGCTAGTCGCATCTGTCAAAGACTCGCCGAATGGCAGGAATTTCTGCTCGGATTCTACCACTCCGCTTCCATTGACAATGAATCGTGGACTCCCGAGATGATCGGTCAGGGTGTAGTGAGCGCCCTGGGCATCCACCTCCGCGATCTCCCGCGTGCCCACGTACACCACATCCCGCGTCCACCTCACCACCCAGCCTTTTACTCGAATGGAGGCTAGCCCATTCTTGGCTGAGTCCTGGAGGCTGGTGGCGGTGATCGTGTAGTTTCCTGATTCCGCGGGCGCCGTGAACGTGCCATCCGCGGCGATGCTTCCGCCGGAGGCTGTCCACTTCACCCCGCTGTCCGTGATCCCAAGACCCGACACCGACGCCGCGAACTTCAGAACTTCCCCGGGTTTCAATACCGCCGTATTCGGCGTCACGGTCACACTCGATATCACAGCCTTCACCGTCACC comes from the Geothrix sp. 21YS21S-4 genome and includes:
- a CDS encoding DUF6765 family protein, with the protein product MKWSVSGGGSIDANGVFTATMAGTFIVTAASVADQTKTSSTQVTVKAVISSVTVTPNTAVLKPGEVLKFAASVSGLGITDSGVKWTASGGSIAADGTFTAPAESGNYTITATSLQDSAKNGLASIRVKGWVVRWTRDVVYVGTREIAEVDAQGAHYTLTDHLGSPRFIVNGSGVVESEQKFLPFGESLTDATSAAKFGKGFTNHEQTDPSGLIYMQARFYAPWYGRFLSPDPGLDQHFEFTQKWNIYSYVSNNPILNIDMNGMYQMDVHLVLTTVLARAAGFSQQRAEAIGRANQAVDEGTRDPKTVWGGETIRADWHFTTTERREELEQSFRNEKTEGSLGDFLHAYQDSFSHEGYGAKYGHLSDGTTPDKTATNPAKADRMAEGTFKKLGEALGIIGGGKGGAVTWDQLKGLVGQFNRAKTAEDKLKIANQIYRVIGAAEAKRKKQAEENQKKKKND